The genome window gcaggtacttttggagcgcgcctccgggccactagccgacccctaacgaatggggcacgggcgtccactcggattacccgttagcaactcactggagacaccatgttcggcgccctccgagggcaacatggcgctttcccccctcctacttgcggaaaggtgacgcaggggcgtatgaaaaaagctgagtctgtccttgaccatcctctcgctctatgcggaggctcgggggctgctctcgcaaacccggctccggccaaaccgttgacagcgtcaacataccagcccgagaacatgggactcgactatgcacccgggctacggccagttcgcatgagggaacaaccagaccggtcaaAGTGTCACGAaacacgctaagacctcgaaggagtcaaaccactcctccgaggcctcgggggctacacccggtgggtgcgctcgcgcgcacccaccggaacgaaacgcaactgagaaaggccggtccccttgcaaaaaagtgcgacaaaagcctccaagcgagtatcaacactcccttcgaggctccggggctactgtcggggaccataattagaggtacccccaagattcctaatctcagctggtaacccccatcagcacaaagctgcaaaggcctgatgggcacgattaaggtcaaggctcagtccactcaagggacacgatctcgcctcgcccgagcccagcctcgggcaaaggcagccgaccccggaggattcacatctcgcccgagggccccctcaagcaacggacacaccttcggctcgcccgaggcccagtcttcgcagagaagcaaccttggccagatcgccacgccaaccgaccgtatcgcatgagcatttaatgcaaggatcgcctgacaccttatcctgacgcgcgctcttcagtcgacagagccgaagtgaccgcagtcacttcgccgctccactgaccgacctgacaagaaaacagcgccgcctgcgtcgctctgactgatgtgccactcgacagagtgaggctgacagcagctaagtctagcctcgggcgccataggaagctccgcctcgcccgaccccagggctcgggctcaacctcgacgctggacgacggacttcgcctcgcccgaccccagggctcggacatagcctcggcctcagaagacggtctccgcctcgcctgacccagggctcggtctcaacctcgaccttggaagacggactccgcctcgcacgaccccagggctcggactcagcctcgacctcggaagacggactcaacctcgacctcggaggagcctccgcatcgcccgacctagggctcggaccgaccacgtcacaggggggccatcattaccctacccctagctagctcaggctacggggaacaagaccggcgtcccatctggctcgccccggtaaacaaataatgatggtgccccgcgtgctccatgacgacggcggctctcagccccttacggaagcaaggagacgtcggcaagaattcgacagccccgacaactgtccttccacagggcccaagcgctcctccgacggccacgacatcacatgaacagggtgtcaaaacctctctgactgccacgacggcatgtacttagggctctagctcctctctgctagacacgttagcacactgctacaccccccattgtacacctggaccctctccttacgcctataaaaggaaggtccagggctctcgtacgagagggttggccgtgcgggagaacgggccgacgcgtaaggctctcgctctcgctctctctctctctctctcccacgcgaacgcttgtaaccccctactgcaagcgcatccatccgccctaggcgcaggacaacacgaaggccgcggtttccccttactgttctcccccctttgtgtcccgtctcgcgccgacccatctgggctgggacacgcagcgacaatttactcgtaggtccagggaccccccggggtcgaaacgccgacatgccAGAAAGGGCATGTCGTGGCAACAACGCCACGGAACGACAACGGTAGGGGGACAATGAGTCCCCCATCCAGGAGGAGGAATATCAGTGCCATTGGCAAGTGTGCATCCTCGCTCACGAGGCCACCCTCCAGCAGCAGTAAGAAGTGCTTGACGCTCTCGTTCATAATCTCGATCGAGTTTAGGGGGCGACATCGAGCAAAAACACATCGAGGTCGAACGGTCCTGGGTGAATAAGATTTACGACCAGCTCACCAAGAGTAGTGATGGAGCACAATACTTCCTCAACCCTAGGCAAAACATGGCAGCAGCAACTATGATGCATCGATCCATCCCCGAGCCTGATGAACTAGAGGTGAAGGAAATGTACCGAAACCTCCGCAATTTAGTGGATAAGGTTGCGGTATAACAGACTGAGATCGACCGACATACTCCCACCAGTGCGGATAGCTACTACACGCGCACGACCTCGTCTTGGAGCAGGGGGGCACAACCCTCCCAATCCACGTAGGACCGCATCACCGCGAAGAACCGTATCGGAGAGATCCGCGATGCTCGACACCTCCTCAAAAAGCGGTGCACAGAGCAAGTGGAGCTTGAGCAGCCAAGGCGTGACCGATGTCCCAGCCCGCGTAGGCCAGGGCCACATGCCTTTGGCGTGCCATCCACAAGGCACAGTTCCCTATGAAGGTGAGGGCACTAGCAAATATATCCAAGTATGATGGATCCTTGAATCCAGACGTATGGTTGGAAGACTATCGCCTCACATGCCGCATGCACGAGGATCAAGGATGACCACCTCATCATCTAGTTCCTCCCCATCCACCTTGTGGAAGGAGCGAGGGCCTAGCTCGAAAATCTACCAGTCAACACCATCCACGATTGGGTCGACCTCCGAAAGGCCTTCGTCGGGAACTTTCAAGTCTCCTACAAGCGCCATGGGAGCTCCTGGGACCTCAAGAGGTGCACCCAGCGAAGTGGGAAAAGCCTCCGAGATTACATCCAAAGGTTTTGCCAGAAAATGAACAAACTTCCTAATGCCACCGACACCGACGTGGTGAGTGCCTTCCCCTACGTTACAACCAATGAGGCACTCGTCCATGAACTTGGGCGGGGGAGACCAAGAACGATTACCAACCTCCTCGACATAGTGACCAATTTGCCAACAGGGAGGACGCAGTAGGTGCAATTTTTTGCAATGCCAGCGAACCAAGCGGCTAGAAGAGGGAGCGTTAGGAGCACCCCAACAGGCGCTTTAGGAACCATCACCCCTGGCATGGTGAATAAGAAGTCGGCACCACGGATCGCCCACCTAGACCACCGGTGAAGAGAAGTGGCGACCATTCCAGAAGCTGATGGACTCGTCGTGCCAACACCATGGCTTCCCTGTCCACCACAAGCTCCGGGAGTGCGAAGTTCTTCATCTCCAAGCCCCTCGCCAAGAAAGTAAAGCCAGAGGAGCTGGCCAAGCCAGCGGAGCAGGAGGCTCCCACCGAGGATTTCCCTGAGACAACAGGGTGCCTCATAATATTCAGTGGGGCCAAGGCGTATGGCGACAAGTGCCGGCGGCCCAATGCGAGGTGCACGCTGTACAGAGCCTGTCGTCCCGCAGTATCTACGATGGTCGGAGTTCCACATCGTCTTCAACCACCGTGACCACCCGGATAGGATCCCGCACCCAAGGACATACCCCCTCATTGTCGAATCAATCATGGGCTCAAAGTGCCTCTCCAAGGTGCTCATGGATGTATATTGAGACCTTCGATGACCTAGGGATCACACGCTCCACGCTGCGACCAAGCTCATCGCCGTTTCACGACGTCATCCCCGGCCACCAAGCCTACTCGCTCGGGCGAATCACCATGACCATCACTTTAGCGACCCCTCCAACTTTCGCACCGAGCGGCTGCAATTTGAGGTGGTGGACTTTTCCAGGGTCCTACAATGCCACTCATaaggccgtgctacgccaagttcatggccatgccGATCTACACATATTTGAAGCTGGAGATGCCTAGACCACATAGGATCATGATGGCTTCATTCAAGGTCGCGTACACTTGCGAGCAAGCTAATTGCGAGCTCGCCTTGGTGTTGGCTGGTCTATAAAAAGCCGCTCCTAGAGCACTAATGGCAAGGTGGACCCTTGACCGATGCCACGGATGACACCAAGCGCGCGCGGATCGACGCATAGCCGGGCACAAGGGAAATAGAGGAGAAGTCACACAAGGTTCTTACAAACAGGGTTGGTAAGAAAACAAATCCACCTATTGAGATTCACAAATCATGTATTCGCTACAAAAAAATCAATGGGAATCAAGGAATGCGCAACAACAGTTTCACTTAATATGGCCCCATTGGTCAGACCATAGTTTTTTTTGGTCCAAGCACCTCCCCCCTCGACTCCACTTTTCGATCAATAGAACATGCCAACCAAACTACCGAGGTAACTAGGTCGTCACGCTCTATTCTAAAGGGCAGGGAATAGGCAACACTTCTCCAAAAACACATGTCGTACCACAGAAGGCCCCATCTACCTCGACAACAGAAAACTAGGACAAGCCAGCTACGAGGACCGAAACTTAAGGAGAGAAGAAGGGAAAGAAATTCAAAACAAAAACAATATTCACACAAGCGTTCCATTCAGTCATTCGAAGGAGTTATTACCCTGGCGAAGCATGGCAAGGGCGTAGACGGCGGGGTCGCGTGTGGCTGTGTGAGTGGCGTCAGTGCCACGAGTGGCAGCGCGGGAGACTCCAGTGCCACGCGAGGCTGCGCCAGAGACGTTGGGGCCGCGCGTTGCGGCGCGGAAGACACCGAGGCCATGCGAGGCTACACGGTAGGCATCAGGGCTACGCATGGTAGCATGGGAGGTGTACTTGTGGAGAAAACAAGGAAGGGAGGAATGATGGAGCCATGGAGGGACCATAGAGTCGTCGTACAGGAGGGAGTCGATATCCATAAGATAGGCATCAAAAGGGGAGGTGGAGAATGTGAAGTGAGTCTTGTCAAAGACAATGTGATGAGAGATGATGATCCTATGGGAGGAGAGATCGAGGCACCGATACCCCTTATGATCCGAGGAGTACCCAAGAAACACACACCTAACGAAATGGGGGCGAGCTTTTGGGCGATAGTGGCAGAGAAGTTAGGGTAGCAAGCACACCCAAAAACCTGAAGGTGGTTGTAAGAGGGGGAGGTGCCAAACAAGGCAGAGAAGGGAGTGGGGTGAGAAACCACCTTGGTGGGGAGGTGGATGAGGAGGTAGGTGACAGTGACCAAGCCCTCAGCCCGGTAGCAAGCGGGAAGGGAGGCCTGGAACAATAGGGAACACATGACATTGTTCGTGGTACGAATCAGGCGCTTAGCCCGACCGTTTTGATGAGAGGAATAGGGGCAAGACATCCTCAATTGGACACCATGGTATAGGAAGAAGTCACGAGACATAGAGTTATCAAATTCCCACCCGTTCTCACGCTGGACACTTCGAACGGTGCGACTGAACTGAGTGGAAACCCAAGCAAAGAAGTGAGAGAGCGTGGGAAACGTGTCAGACTTCAAACACAAGAGAAAAGTCCAGAGATAATGGGGAAATCATCTAGAATGATCAAATAGTACTTATAACCAGAAATACCGATAACAGGTGAGGTCCATACATCACAGTGTATCAGTTAAAAAATGTTTGTCGCTCTAGAAGAGAAGGTAGGGAAGGGGAGCCTAACATGTCGACCTAGCTGACATGCATCACAGAGATGCCCAAAAGAGCCTCGACTACAAGACAAAGTAGAGCTGCTAGACATTTTGGACATCATATCATGCCCGGGGTGGCCAAGCCGACGGTGCCAAGTGACGAATGAACCAACAATAGCGAGGGCATGTGAAGCAGGGTCGCAGAAGAGGTAGCATGTAGACGAAGGGTATAGACGGGCTCGAAGCTGTCACATCTAGCGAGAAGGGTCCTGGTAGCTAGATCCTACATGGACAAACCAAACGGGCCAACCTCCATAGAACAAGAATTGTCAGTAGTGAACTGATGGACAGAAAGAAGATTCTGAATGATGTTGGGAGCAACAAGTACGTTGTTTAAATGGAAGGGTACAAGAAGGACCACGTCGCCTACTGAGGTGACGGGAAGGATGGACCCATTTCTAACAACAATAGAAGAGGGGGGAGAGGGGTGAGGGGGAGGTGGATGAGAGGTTACCTGCGTCTAGAGTGGTGTGGTACGACGCGCTAGAGTCAGCCACCTAGTTAGTTACACTAGTGGGCGGGCCCAACGTCATCGTGCTGAAGGAGTCGGCAAGGGACTGCTGGTCCCACCTGCCACCCAAGGACCCCACATGGGCTGAGCTGGAGGGCccatgatgaggacatcctctactattacccgttggcaaaacgcaattggcccagttggcccaattgtagtcggacagcgaccgtgtgagcctcagaattatcccacctcgcttaacttgggaggaggaagccactttaaaagggagagccacccttcccccattggactagtcttttcgggcgattgggcctttccctgagttgggtgtgcttgaTGAACTGTTgggtgtaacatcccaaaatcctaacctaggtttgaaaccctaaactaCCCCTCTCCCCTTtttcatcctctaattccaagaactcccttagattttctttcatcatatgcatacactttgtttgatcacaagcacctcacttagattttatttttcagcacctaagattatctattaaaatttattgttcaaaagaaaaagatataaaaatggataaaggaattagaaaataaaaagaaaaagagaaaacttGTGGTGGAacagcccgaattattccagcttaagtgcccaagtcgcacccttaagggcagcaacacacttaaacgggaataacccgtcagtccctcggatctagtccgataaagccaattatccaggatcgaataccactagctcactcgaaggtgaggcacagagaaatataataaaacataataccacaatttaataactctcattagtgattacattatcggtgtTTCAGAAatgataaccataaattttaatgcagcggaaataactaacggagaaaaccgagtaacatggcgaagcctggccacgctactccttctggtcctctcctgcggaagcaataacccactcgaccgtctatcccggtggcagggatgaaggccaagtcacgccatcaaccaatcatccttaggagtacctgcaaaaattatgccacaagcaaggctgagtatactaatactcagctagacttacccggtgtgaggagtctactcctctacctctagacatgcagctgtttggctgaggggtttggtttgccaaaagcactagctgagtctaaaatcaagttttagcttttcaagttttaatatgatcctttttaaactagatgagtacctagctattcatacatggtaccaaacattatatcaatcaacatctttttgctAGTCACCTCATTTTcatttattactcaatgcagtacaatggatcaagcagtctcattagctgcgagaagcagacgattcgaatcgagtttttatccttgcaaggtaaacctaaacacacgacatgtaggggcactccgtccccacacacatcaaccgtccccatcgattccccgtcagcagatcagggctcaccgccttggcgtacaatgcctcactgaccccgactgccgtcgtgcagtgaccgcacttgtacccaccataaccggaatgggagaccacgtctcaggtcgcgtgaggggtaaagtccactgccaggttcaatcaggtactagacttaccgatttaccatatttctcagcatgtgcttagtacgttcaaacacttgacacaggtatccgcgcgttaatccttattccaatttccgtgtcgtagaccacgcgtccccatggacccgtgtccacagaccatcatcattctgttatcaaagtggatacaaccaattcctgacctcgcgcgagtgctagaaaaatcactcgacttctatcgagatccctaattagcaaagcagctactcgacctagcatactagtatccatctcaaaaaggaatcctgagttcatgcaactagggtttcaaccaactcctacacttaagtgcacggtacaagcctacaaacattaagtgtagtaaaatagcatatataaacggttatgcataaaaccggggcttgcctttaatttaacacttagatagtgtttgctggggtgggtactcgcttggcgagcatccactgggtaagtccaccattctttaggtcgtccaccaactgcatcttgtggttggcaccacatcactggctcgatcatcgtccctcggtcctaaatgagatgcaatatgcatatgtatgaatataatgaaatagcacaagatactttaagtacatgctagcgaattaaacactaagtagcgagacatcacaagcaaccacacccactagcgttagctaactacatatcgtcgagcgcacaacattacaccactaaaaagacgacaaacattttggatatttacgcaacacaatactacatcacaattaactagagaaagaaacgtataaaaacatgacacgtatgttatctcaagcttagccatggcaattctatatgaatttagtgctaaccaaccatttttagccaaaagggtgaactaacaattaattgagcacatgcagatttttaggacagcagcacagcagttattagttttaatcatatctcttcaaatattcatccaaaaatagcaaactaggattttctggaaagcttaaaaagtgaactataactttggtattttcacctcAACCTGATTCAACAcatagcaaggtcaaaaagtgcaatcacagcagctctgtccagatttggacagattcagacttgcaacttcaaaaattcacaactagagattcagacatccaaataagttgatcctagactttctggaaaggtaataaaattgtctacatatcatttataaacatctcaaggtgattcaatatttaactaaggataaacatcactaaaagactttgctgtccataactggacagattcagtcttcctatttgaaacattcataacttaatattcagaccaccaaaaatagtgatccaagactttttggaaagcttggcaaaagcactacataacttttgtaatcaccaagaagtgattccaggtttaatcaaatcaaacattacagttttcgaaatctgttcagacagaggacagaacaaaacaaccagtttgtaaatttcataactcttaaactgtcaggcctatggttatgaaattttaacacaagcaagatgagaaaagcatctacaactttcttataacgaccatgaacaggttGCAACATTAATTTGAGCAaaaaatgcagtttctgaaatctgtacataatttggacagattcagttactgaatttgtgaacagcataactcctaaactgtcacacctatggctgtcaaattttaacaccagcaagataataaagttatctaccacttttctatagcacatatctacagaaaacaccatttagttcatcaaacatacagtacAGGGAAATCGCTGCGTGCAGTTCAAAACAGTAACtactaaatttcagctcctatacaattcaagaatcgctgcgttcgagagacttgaattactctaacgCTTTACTATTTATTCGAGTTAAGACAATCAATTAGAACCAACAAGtcgacttgcaaattttattcaagtcatttagtgcactaaaattactacaatcaattaacaacgcattcttcaCGACAATCACTCAACAATttgcgttttaaattagacatcacatgagcactactacttttcatccgcgaccataaACATACACATTTAGACTACAATAAGAAAATCATCGTGACTACGAGCTTAACCAAGTCATCTAAAATTCGGCTAACTAGCGCAACAACATAGGCCGCTATACatcctacacgtcggcttgcctcttatcatcgcaatccgagacaacacatatataacaaacacttaacgaaatcgactcctatttaacatgagttggctaatcacagtagaagacctagcgaaccattttagacatcgtaACTCAAGAACATGGGTTGGAGCCGATTGATCAATGTTTCTCAACCattgctcaacttaaattagttaacacacaagTCACCTAAATAGCATATTTTTGGGGTCTATCGTGGAGGCATTTACACATGGTGTAAAACTTCATAAGACTTACATTGGCTACTAAAGAacctaaagcacttatgtgcatATGTTATCGAATTGTTCTTCAATTTTATCAAGGACGGACTCATGAACGCTACTCacctccaataattattgggctgcgataacaCTCATATTAGACCTCCaatcgatcaacaagacatttatttatccaaagggAATGGAATGCAATAATTGACCAAGCAAGGCATCGATCCGCCATACAATAGAAAGCATGACGACACCGACAGATGCTATCAACCAATcgttttaaaatattaaacttacttctcgcttgccATTACATCACTCCTAAATCACACGATCATCAtgagcatccttcacacgattatatAATAGCAATTTAAGCGTCATGTTACACCATACATACATCTTTCCtcgttgcgagtataaccataaTGCGGCATATACTCGCACACCTCAAcaaatatcttacgccaccactaCTTTATCACACCACGGCACACACACACCTACGTGCACTAATTAAATCCTCGCATCCCATGTATTTCCAATTTACCTATCACATTAAACAACGCAACATGTTTGCTTACCAAAACGTGAAGGCAACCTTGCTACGAcatataaccaaaacattttatacccacacacactccaacaccaatgtacaccatatcgataaaaatataattatacaaactacaaatcgcacacatcaaacaacacatcgcatAAATTCCTATTGAAATATAAAAACATTCGAGTtattttctacttctttttctttcgccacaaacttcaatccataccaatacaatttttaaacatgcaccacctcgaccaaaacataattagacaactaCAAATCGCATACAACACATAACcttttgttctccaatcgcaaacacgatcctaccaatgcgcataaccaaaacattttacacacatccattcaaattaattaaacgagtcgatcgagagcgacatgcatcggctcaccataaacaaacccaatcggtgtTTGTAAGGACGATGGCGATTCCGACTTGTGCATCGCTCCGAACATCGACGAGCGTCGAGCGGCTTGCCTTCTTCTCCACGCAAAACACGGGATTCCTCTCCTCCacaaaacaaaaataaaacagcacacatacacaattaatcataTGAAGATAACGCCGATGCGGAATCAAACAAGGATTGTCGTGGTCTCGCCGGgtgaacgacgacgacgacggggcTGCGCAAAAACAACAAACACCTGATGGGCATCCTGGCGTGTTGTTCGCTGCGCAGCACAAAGCAGCGAGCCGCGCGGCGACGTCGGGGCTGCTGCACATTTTGCCGAGCACCCAGCAAGCATCAACGGTGCAGGCGCAGCAACACACACGCAGGAAGGAAACCGAGTCGCAAGGCATGGAGGGAATGCTCCATGGCATCTGCTGCAGCGCGCCATGGGAGAGGGCTGCGTCTGCGAGGAGAGGCGGGGCAAGCTGCTGCTGTGTCCTGCCGTGAGGGGAAATGGAGCTGAGCTCCCTGTTTGCTGCGCGCCGTGGACAGCAGGGGAGGAAGAAGAC of Zea mays cultivar B73 chromosome 8, Zm-B73-REFERENCE-NAM-5.0, whole genome shotgun sequence contains these proteins:
- the LOC111589964 gene encoding uncharacterized protein gives rise to the protein MAPLSLLPPTWSFPWRPLLSPFPWQPSPAMAEFPGSTPTPYSPPWSALELHSSPWRHPLQFPLCLGALPAPFLFSPCVQGALWPAPSNSNRVFFLPCCPRRAANRELSSISPHGRTQQQLAPPLLADAALSHGALQQMPWSIPSMPCDSVSFLRVCCCACTVDACWVLGKMCSSPDVAARLAALCCAANNTPGCPSGEESRVLRGEEGKPLDARRCSERCTSRNRHRPYKHRLGLFMDRGTMIEPVMWCQPQDAVGGRPKEWWTYPVDARQASTHPSKHYLSVK